In Juglans regia cultivar Chandler chromosome 5, Walnut 2.0, whole genome shotgun sequence, the following are encoded in one genomic region:
- the LOC109002392 gene encoding putative disease resistance protein RGA4 produces LGKTTLAQLTFNHETIEKCFQLKMWGCVSDVFDVKKLVGKILESTTNKKPEDVEMSTLISFLKKEIDGKKYMLVLDDVWNEDPEEWFKLKQLLMGGARGSKILVTTRSKMVAKIMHAGKPYLLEGLDKHESWSLFQQMAFGKDQLENLGIVSIGNEIVPLAIKTIGRLLYLRNPTTEWLSFKDNELSRISQNENDILPTIKLSYNQLPPNLKQSFAYCSLFPKDHEIVKSTLINLWISQGYIKLSDQNQCLEDHSFKKLK; encoded by the coding sequence TTGGGAAAGACAACATTAGCTCAGCTCACATTCAATCACGAgacaattgaaaaatgttttcagCTAAAAATGTGGGGGTGTGTTTCTGATGTCTTTGATGTAAAAAAACTAGTTGGAAAAATCTTGGAATCTACAACAAACAAGAAACCAgaagatgttgaaatgagtacATTGATcagttttcttaaaaaagaaatcgaTGGTAAGAAATACATGCTTGTCTTGGATGATGTGTGGAATGAGGATCCTGAAGAATGGTTTAAGTTGAAACAACTGCTAATGGGTGGTGCCAGGGGCAGCAAAATATTAGTAACCACGCGCAGTAAAATGGTTGCCAAGATTATGCACGCAGGTAAACCATATCTATTAGAGGGTCTAGACAAACATGAGTCATGGTCTCTATTTCAACAAATGGCATTTGGAAAGGATCAATTAGAAAATTTAGGAATCGTGTCAATCGGAAATGAGATTGTCCCTCTTGCCATCAAGACAATTGGAAGGCTATTGTACTTGAGAAACCCAACAACAGAGTGGTTGTCTTTTAAGGATAATGAACTTTCAAGAATATCTCAAAATGAAAATGACATACTACCAACTATTAAGTTGAGTTATAATCAACTACCACCAAATTTGAAACAGAGTTTTGCTTATTGCAGTTTATTTCCAAAAGATCATGAGATCGTTAAATCAACATTGATTAATCTTTGGATATCACAAGGATATATCAAGTTATCAGACCAAAATCAATGCCTCGAAGATCATTCTTTCAAGAAGCTGAAATAG
- the LOC109002393 gene encoding putative disease resistance protein RGA4 gives MAKYFPSILVPGISEHLGVQTVKKLGLLWSCVKDFEKLKDIVSQLQPLLLVAEEQQAVNHEVKVWLEKLTDILYEVGDLLDDLSTRALRMTQNKKAKQVCIFFSKSNQLAFHLRMGPKIKTILNNLDHIANDMRKFHFEERHGKIPVEENRERDHNAFCPEEVLVGRDKEKKAVVDFLMDSNVKENVSILPIVGTGGMGKTTLAQFAFNHERIQEYFQLKMWVNVMSCVSRDDDVMEKTIVRKILESARNEKVTLNPLMHPVTIFEKEMYGKKYLLVLDNVRINDRELEEWFELKRVLIKHGARGSKILVTTRSEEVADTMCTVKPYYLRGLDEYYSWYLFKQMAFKNGQEPDDERIVNMGKEIVRKCEGVPLIIITIGRLLYFKNSETEWLSFMNNELSRIRLNDEADILATLKLVYDQLPQHLKQCFAYSCLFPKDYEIDKSTLINLWIAQGFIKSSNEEDECLEDAGHEYFMDNEEDECLEDAGHEYFMELISRFFFEKVTIDWSGEVSSCKINDLMHDLAMLIAGPSVTTLNSFTYEEDVNKSTRHLWVGYDIEHYLYLARLISKAKCRLRTFLSPSDSEPRYMTECDAIFSSFKTLRALQLGSRSLDGLPSSSFCKLNSLRYLDLSGMYKMKKLPDSITSLQNLQTLKLCNCNWLEEWPREFSRLVNLRHLDINGCWKLTYMPRGLGQLTKLRSLSDFLVSPQLDSLNMLHSGGLNELKGLNYLRGDLQIRNLGCGKDDAEDYEAANLGEKEKIRFLKLHWDDSFGWRDDADAELRKLEALRPHDRKLKRLELSGYKGAEFPRWLSSLTNLVEFQLSKCKKLQCLPPLSQLPSLKRLFLKYLDDIEYMSDSDYEYIFTGTFFPSLEELQLYYCPNLKGWWREEPPPRSLPASFPCLSELSISDCTVLDSMPMFPRLEKELVLSNASWKPMQQSLMMNMDSSIFASSSFAPISKLKRLQLHRIEDLQILPEKGLQNLTSLESLQIFHCHRLESLSQGIQYLTRLQQLKINHCDKLDLGGNDEAGMGWQGLTSLLSLDFIGLPKLVHLPSGLQHVTTLHKFQISSCCRLRALPYWICKWTSLQQFEISNCPSLTSLPEEMRLLKSLEVLTIRKHCPKLLPRCESETGEDWSKIAHIPKLYLDWPSEEEVKNGRKRFNAYYSYPSKVNNLVEKSHATGTAKNMDKKRTPRTFVMINYTVQQEGERRIKRNLRRKGRKGVIWAEAKRLLRNRGVELRASSSRMDI, from the exons ATGGCAAAATATTTTCCCTCCATTCTTGTTCCTGGAATCAGTGAGCATTTGGGCGTGCAGACGGTGAAAAAGTTGGGATTATTATGGTCCTGTGTCAAAGATTTTGAAAAGCTGAAGGACATTGTTTCACAATTGCAACCTCTGCTTCTGGTTGCGGAGGAGCAACAAGCCGTGAACCATGAAGTCAAAGTCTGGCTCGAGAAGTTAACAGATATCTTATATGAAGTGGGCGACCTGCTGGATGATTTATCCACCAGAGCTCTTCGGATGACCCAAAATAAGAAGGCAAAACAGGTGTGCATCTTCTTTTCCAAATCGAATCAACTTGCATTTCACCTTAGAATGGGTCCTAAGATTAAGACTATTCTAAACAATTTAGATCACATTGCAAACGACATGAGGAAGTTTCATTTTGAGGAACGCCATGGAAAGATACCAGTAGAAGAGAATAGGGAGAGGGATCATAACGCTTTTTGTCCCGAAGAAGTACTTGTTGGTAGAGATAAGGAGAAAAAGGCAGTTGTTGACTTTTTAATGGACTCCAATGTTAAGGAGAACGTTTCAATTCTTCCGATTGTTGGAACCGGTGGTATGGGAAAGACAACACTAGCTCAGTTCGCATTCAATCACGAGAGAATCCAAGAATATTTTCAGCTCAAAATGTGGGTGAATGTCATGTCATGTGTCTCTCGTGATGACGATGTTATGGAAAAAACAATCGTTAGAAAAATCCTAGAATCTGCCAGAAATGAGAAAGTAACATTAAATCCTTTAATGCATCCTGTTAcgatttttgaaaaagaaatgtatGGTAAGAAGTACCTACTTGTCTTGGATAATGTGCGCATCAATGATCGTGAACTTGAAGAATGGTTTGAATTGAAACGAGTTCTAATAAAGCATGGTGCAAGAGGCAGCAAAATTTTAGTAACTACACGTAGTGAAGAGGTTGCCGATACTATGTGCACAGTTAAACCATATTACTTGAGAGGTTTAGATGAATACTACTCATGGTATTTATTTAAACAGATGGCGTTTAAAAATGGGCAAGAGCCAGACGATGAGAGAATTGTGAATATGGGAAAGGAGATTGTGAGAAAATGTGAAGGTGTCCCTCTCATCATAATAACAATTGGAAGGTTATTGTATTTcaaaaattcagaaacagagTGGTTGTCTTTTATGAATAATGAACTTTCAAGAATACGTCTAAATGATGAAGCTGACATCTTAGCAACTCTTAAGTTGGTTTACGATCAACTTCCGCAGCATTTGAAACAATGTTTTGCTTATAGCTGTTTATTTCCAAAGGATTACGAGATTGATAAATCAACATTGATTAATCTTTGGATAGCACAAGGATTTATAAAGTCgtcaaatgaagaagatgaatgcCTTGAAGATGCTGGTCATGAATACTTTATGgataatgaagaagatgaatgcCTTGAAGATGCTGGTCATGAATACTTTATGGAATTAATTTCgagatttttctttgaaaaagtcACAATAGATTGGTCGGGTGAAGTCAGTAGCTGCAAAATCAATGACCTCATGCATGATCTTGCTATGTTGATTGCAGGACCGTCAGTAACCACATTAAACTCTTTTACATATGAAGAGGACGTTAACAAGAGCACTCGTCATCTATGGGTTGGTTACGATATAGAACATTACTTATATCTCGCACGTTTAATTTCTAAAGCAAAATGTAGACTGCGAACATTTCTTTCACCAAGTGACAGTGAGCCTAGGTACATGACAGAATGTGATGCAATTTTTTCAAGCTTCAAAACGTTGCGCGCATTGCAATTGGGTAGTAGAAGCCTAGATGGTTTACCGTCAAGCTCGTTTTGTAAGTTGAATAGTTTAAGATATCTTGATCTTTCTGGAATGTACAAGATGAAGAAGTTACCAGATTCTATAACCAGCTTGCAGAATTTGCAGACGTTAAAACTGTGCAATTGTAATTGGCTTGAAGAATGGCCGAGAGAGTTTTCAAGATTAGTCAACCTCAGGCATCTTGACATCAATGGATGTTGGAAACTGACTTATATGCCACGTGGATTGGGGCAATTGACTAAACTTCGGTCATTATCAGACTTCCTGGTATCCCCCCAGCTGGATTCTCTCAACATGCTGCATAGTGGTGGACTAAATGAATTAAAGGGACTAAATTACCTAAGAGGTGATTTACAGATTAGAAATTTGGGATGTGGGAAAGATGATGCTGAAGATTACGAGGCTGCAAATTTGGGTGAGAAAGAAAAGATTCGTTTTCTAAAATTACATTGGGACGATTCATTTGGGTGGAGGGATGATGCTGATGCTGAATTAAGAAAATTGGAAGCCTTAAGACCTCATGACCGCAAGCTTAAGAGGCTTGAATTAAGCGGTTACAAAGGTGCAGAGTTTCCACGGTGGCTTTCGTCACTCACAAATCTTGTTGAATTTCAATTATCCAAGTGTAAAAAACTGCAATGTTTGCCACCATTGAGTCAGCTGCCCTCTCTTAAGCGTCTGTTTCTTAAGTACTTGGACGATATTGAGTACATGTCAGATAGTGATTATGAGTATATATTTACTGGGACATTCTTCCCATCCTTAGAGGAACTTCAACTCTATTATTGCCCTAATCTCAAGGGGTGGTGGAGGGAAGAGCCTCCGCCTCGTTCACTCCCAGCTTCATTTCCTTGCCTTTCAGAGCTATCCATCTCGGATTGCACTGTGCTGGATTCCATGCCGATGTTTCCACGTCTTGAAAAAGAGTTGGTCCTGTCTAATGCTAGCTGGAAGCCAATGCAACAGTCATTGATGATGAATATGGACTCCTCTATATTTGCCTCTTCTTCATTCGCTCCTATCTCAAAATTGAAGCGTCTACAACTACATAGAATAGAAGATCTACAGATTCTCCCAGAGAAGGGACTGCAAAACCTGACTTCTCTCGAGTCTTTGCAGATTTTCCACTGCCATAGATTAGAGTCTTTGTCTCAAGGTATACAATATCTCACTAGACTTCAACAACTGAAGATTAATCATTGTGATAAGCTTGATCTAGGCGGCAATGATGAGGCTGGGATGGGATGGCAAGGCCTTACGAGCCTCCTCTCTCTGGATTTCATTGGGCTTCCAAAATTGGTGCATCTGCCGTCAGGTCTTCAACATGTTACCACTCTACATAAGTTCCAGATTTCGAGTTGTTGCAGGTTGAGGGCCTTACCATATTGGATTTGCAAATGGACATCACTTCAACAGTTCGAAATTTCTAATTGTCCAAGTTTGACTTCGCTACCCGAAGAAATGCGTTTGTTGAAGTCTTTGGAAGTGTTAACAATTAGAAAGCACTGTCCCAAATTGTTGCCAAGATGCGAGAGCGAGACGGGAGAGGATTGGTCCAAGATTGCTCACATCCCTAAATTGTACTTGGATTGGCCCTCCGAG GAAGAAGTGAAGAACGGTAGAAAGAGGTTCAATGCTTATTATAGTTATCCATCAAAAGTCAACAATTTAGTg GAAAAGAGTCATGCTACAGGTACGGCCAAAAATATGGATAAAAAAAGGACTCCTCGCACATTTGTTATGATTAATTACACTGTTCAACAAGAAggtgaaagaagaataaagAGGAATCTTAGGAGGAAAGGGAGGAAGGGAGTGATCTGGGCAGAGGCAAAAAGGTTGTTGAGAAATCGAGGAGTGGAGTTAAGGGCGTCGTCGTCAAGGATGGATATCTAA